In Fibrobacterota bacterium, the genomic window CGGAAAAGCCAAGACCTTGGCCCGCGGGAAACCTGGGGGCCGTGGGAAACGGAGGGACGGTCTTAGGACCGTCCCTTTTGCGTTTACGCCCTCCGATCGTACGCCGAAGCGTTGGATCGGGCCGTCCCGGTAATCGACCAATTTCCCTGCTGATTTGCAGCTTGGCGGCGCTACAATAACGATGGCCGTAGCGTCCTAAATCCAGCTCCGTTGGAATTGCCATGCGGTCGATTTACGAAAGGCATCCTCATGAAATTGCCCTTCTCTTCCCGGTCTACCGCATGGATGCTTTTCCTGTTGCCAGCTTCGATCGCCCAAGCCGCGACCCTGACCGTTTCCAAAGACGGACGCGGGGCTTTTACCACCGTCCAGGCCGCCGTGGATAGGGCCGGAAAGCGCGATATCGTCTTGATCCTCGATGCTGCCGTTTACCCGGAACAAGTCACGATCGACAGTACCAAGAACGGGCTGGAGTTGCGTTCCAGCGATCCCACCGCGACCGCCAAACCGACCATCCGCTACCAGGACGTCATCCATCAGCATCCCAAGACATGCCAAGAAGCCCTGAATGCGGCCACCATCGATTACGAGGAAAACGGCGCCCTCCGACTCATCGGGACTACGAACGTCAGCTTGGATGGCATCGCCGTGGATGGCGGAGGTCCGGCGCCTTTCTCTAACCCTAACGTCTGGGGCAACGGGGTTTCCTGTACGGGGACCCTCTATCCGCTTTTCCACGGCAACGCCGCCCTGGTCCTATCCCGGACTTCCCAAACCAGCGTCCGGGATTGCGCTTTCACCAACGCTTTTTTCGGCGTGTGGGTGCGTGACTACAACCTGATCGGGGCTTTTTCCGACTTCCCGCAAAACAGCGCCACGGCCTGGGCGCCCTCGCCGCCGGGATTCGCGGGAACGGGAGGGCATCTATTCGAGAACGACCTTTTCGCAAATAATTCCTTCGGAGCCGCCGGAGCCGAGCTGTATGGATTGCCTAGCACCTTCCGCAACAATTGGTTTTTCGCCAACGGACATACCACGCAGTCCACCGCGAAAGCGGTCTACCAAATGCCGGATGGCAGCAATTATCCCGGGGGCGCCTTCTACTTTTCCGGGGATTTGCTCTGCCCGTGGATCATCGAGCATAATACTTTTCAAAGCAATGCCATGATCTTCTGCGGCGGCTACCGGCCCAACGGGCCGCATCTGGCGCAGGCCAATTTGATCGGGCCGCCTTTGCGATACTCATCCTTGGACACTGTATTCGGCGCCCCTTTCCAGGAAACCTTTGGGCAGGTCTGGAAGGGCCTGCGGTGTAATCTGGTGGCGGGGCAAGTGATCCCTCCCGAAAAGTACGCTTGCAAGGTCCAGTTTTCCGCTTACGACAGCGTGGCCGCGAAGAACATCTCTGTTGATACCATTGTCGCCAATTGCGGTAATTTTCCGGTGATGTACTACATGCCCTATCCGGAAACCCGGTCCGATACGATCGGGCGGGATCTGGTTTCCGGGAACCGAACCTTCCACGTCGTGAAAACCATTCCGCGTGGCGGGCCCACGGCGCTGTTGTTGGACACCGCCTTCGGGGTCGAAGCCTCGCGGCTGATGGCCAACCACTGGTGGGAACCCAGCTTCGCGGGGATCGATCCCGCCGCAGCCGGATTCCTGGAACCGCAATGGCCCGCTTCGGTCCCTGCGGATCTGCGGCCGACCGATGCGCCTTATCGCAACGTGCGCGGCGAAACGGCCCTGCCCGGCCGCATTCCCTTGGCGGATCAAGCCGCTTCCGCCCTGCGCGTGATCCCGGTAGGGCCGGCGGTGGAAGTGGGGGGAGAGTTGGAGCTTTCCTTCGAGATCCAAGCCCCGGAAGCGACCTCGGACCTTCAGGTGGCGAATCTGGTTCCCGTGCAAATCAAATCCTTGATCACGGACGGTTTCGGTTACACGCGCAGGATAGCGGACTCCATGACGTTTTACCCGGCCTCTCTCCCCTCCGCGACCCTCCAGGCGGGATTCAACCGCATCCGCTTGGCGCGGCCTTGGTCGGCGGGCGGGATGGGGTTGGCGCAAATGCTGGTGCGAGGTAGGCTCTCCGACGGCAAGCCGGCTTACGGCAATTGGACCGCCTTCCCTTGCGGGATCATCCGGAAGGAGATCGGCATCTCTCTCGGGGGAACATCGGGGACCGGTCCCATGGACGCTCCCGCGAGCGGCAAGATGGAAATCGCTTTGACCCTACCGGCCAATCTGCCGGCGTCAACCAAGATCCTCCTGATCCGGCTTTCCGGACAGCCGATCTTGCGCGTTCCGACCTCCGGCGATCCGGTCACCTTGGGATGGATGAATTCCTCGGCGGATCCTATCCCGGTTCTTTTACCTGGCGATCCGGCCCAACTGCGTTACGATGGGGTGATCGCCATCAGCGATCCCCCAGGCTATACCGGACTGTCGCCTTTGCTGCGTTATCCCGGGGCCTTGGCCGGTGCGGCGCCCGCCAAGCCACGGTTTCGATCGGGGTCCCGCAGCGGCAGACTCGATGCCCTAGGCCGCCGGCTCCCGCCCTTCCGTCACCGGACGCCGTCCACGCCGGTCTTCGCGCCGCGGCAATCCGGCCGCCTTTAGCAAGGCGGCCTGCTTCCGGAAGCTTCGATGTAGCGCCGATGCCAGAGCGCGAAATTGTAGAGGTACCACAGGTGATACCCTTGCGAGCGCGCCGCATACCCTTCCACGGCGCGGAAATCGATCAGTCCGGTGCGCTTGCAGAACGCCCCTAATTCCTCCCGCATCGTATTCCCAAGGCGCCGCAGGGCCCATTCATCCATAGGCCTACCCGTCTTCGGCATTTTCCGGTCGAGAATCCCGTCGGGAACCAGGCCGCGGAGAGAGGACTTGAGCAGGGATTTCAGTTCGCCTCCCGAGGCCTTCAGCCCGGCCGGAATCCCCATCGCGAACTCCACGAACTTGTGGTCGAGAAAAGGCAGGCGCGCCTCCAGACCCGCGCCCAGGCCCATCTTGTCCACCCGCATGAGCAGTAGTTCCGGCACGCGAAGGTTGAGATCGAGGTAACTCATCCAATTGATGGGCGCGGTATCCCAAGCCTTAGCCAGGAAACGTTCGTGGATAGGGCGCAGCACCTCCCAAGAGGTGAGTCCCGCGAATTTGGAATTCAGCCGTGGCCCGAGCAGGCGCATCTTTTCGGCTTGGCCGAATTTATCCTCGCCTCCCCAGAAAACCGGCAAGCCTTCGGCGCCGCGCCGCAACCATTCGGTATAGTCGGCGTTCCCCTTGCCCAGCAAGCGCAAGGCGGAAATACCCAACCCTTTCAGGGCGCGCGGCACCGGCCAAGCGTCCAGGCGCTGTAGTCGCAGCGCGCGCTTCCAGGACGGATAGCTACAGAAGAGTTCATCGGCCCCTTCGCCTATTTGGCAAACCGCGACGCCGTTGTCCCGGGCCAGCTTGCCGGCGTAATACAGCAGCGCGCACATCGGGTCGGCGATAGGTTCGTCTTGCAGCCGTGTCAAGGCGGGCACGAAATCGATCAGATCCTCCACGGACAAAAAGCGTTCGTGGTAGCGTGCTCCCGCTTGTTCCGCCATGCAGCGGGCATAGCCGGTTTCGTCGCTATAGGAACTGTTTTCCCCATGGAACCCGATGGTAAAGGCCCGCATCGCGCGCTCTTCGCCCTCGGAAAACAGCGCCGCGTTGGCGCCGGAATCCACCCCTCCCGAAAGCATTACGCCCACGGGCGCATCGCCTTCCTTTTGCGCGCGCACCGCATCGCGCAGGTGCTCCAGAAGGCGGCGGCGGATCTCTTCGACCGGCGTTCCCGTCAAAGGTTTCGCATGGTCCCATACGTCCCAATATCGCCGTTCGATGATTTGGCCGTCTTCCCGGATGCGCAACCAGGTCCCGGGCGGAAGCTTACGGATCCCTTCGAAGAAGGTTTCGGGAGCCGGGGAAGCCTGGAAACTCAGGTAATGGAAAAACGCCGTTTCGTTCAGGGCCCGCGGCTGTCCCGGATCCTCCAGCAGGGCTTTGATCTCCGAGGCGAAATTGAGACGGCCATGGTGGAGGCTATAGTACAGGGGCTTGATGCCGATCCGGTCCCGGACCAGCCACAGTTCGCGTGAGCGTCCGTCCCAGAGAGCCATAGCGAAGGCGCCGCGGAATCGGTGGAGGCATTCGATCCCCCATTGCTCGAAGGCGCGCAGGATGACTTCCCGATCGCCCCGATCGGTTTTCCAGCGGTGGCCGCCGAGGGCGATGAGTTCCTGTCGGATATCGGCATGGTTGTAGATCTCGCCGTTGCAGGCCAGGCAAATCGATCCGTCCTCGCTGCGCACCGGTTGCCCAACGCCGGCGGAAAGACCGATTCCGGGCGGGCCGTTATGGGCCATCCCGATCATCCCGTCCGGCGCGATCCAATCGGCTCCGTCGTCGGGACCTTGGCGGGGCATGGCACCGCGCATGTGCGCAAGATGCGCATGCGTAACCCGGAAGCTACCTGATGCGAAAGCGAGGGACCCGGAGATGCCGCCCATGGCTCAGGTTTTCCCGGTCGGGGAGGGCAGCGCGGGCATCAGGATAGTTTAACAAATATCCGCGGGGAACCAGGAAAAATTGTCTAAATGGAAGGAAGGGATTCAACCCTTCCGGAACCATTCGTTCAGGTCCTTCCCCGTCGGCGGGGCCAGCCGCCTGGCTTCGATGCCCATCGCCGTCAGCCGTTCGATGGCCTTGGCCGCCCCCGTGTCCCCGGGACCGTCGGGATCGAAGGCCACGTGCACGGACTTATTCCGGAAGAGCGGCGCCCAGGCGGCCTTGAAGTTGGCGGCTCCCGGCACGCCCACCGAGGGAAAGCCTTGCTCAAGCAGGGTGAGCGTATCGATGACCCCTTCGCACAGGTAGATCTGCCCCGGTTCCCCGTCGAGCAAGCGCGAGTTGTAGGGCAGGGGAATATGGCCCGCCAGGGAAAGTTCCTTCGGCATGGGGCTCCTAGTCCCCGCACCCATCGCACCTTGGCCTTTGACCCCCGAGCCTTTCGGACCCGGTCCCTTGGATCCCGCCGCATCGGTTTCGATGGCGCGGGCCTGCATGTACACCGCGCGTCCGGTGATGTCGTAATAGGGGAAGAGCAGCACGTGCCGGTAGAAGCGCAAATGGCCGGCCGCATTGAAGAACCCCATGCGCACCAGATCGTCGAGGCCGAAAGCGGCTTCGAGCTTACGGCTGATAGCCGCGTAATCGTCGATCATGCGCAGACGCTGGGCGTCCCAGGTCCGTTTGAAAATGCGGCGTTTGGCCAGATAGCGGCCCGCCGCGCCGCCCACCGGGGCGCAGGCTTCGAGCAAGGCGGCCAGGATGCGCTGCCGCAAGGCTTCCGCCTCCGCCTCTTCGGTTTCCGTCGGCAACGCGGAGGGCGATAGGACCTCGGAGGGGGACCTGGACAACGGCGGAATCGAAGCAGGTAAGCCGGAGGACGGTAACGCGGATGGTACCTGGACCGGGGATTGCCCGGTGCCCGGTGTAGGCTGGACGGGAGAAGGCCGCGATGACGGGGAAGAAGGGGATGGTGCGGCGCCTAGGAAGGCTAGCGCATCCTTGAAGGAACAACCGCGCGCCAACTTGACCAGATCGATGACGTCGCCCTTCACGTCCGGGCAGACCCAGCATTTGAATTGGTCCCGGTCCGTCCATATGGAGACCGAAGGGGTACGATCGCCGTTGGCATGGTTCTCGGGCCTGAGGCAGCGGATGCGCCCATGCTGGACGGGGATGCCCAGATCGCGTAGCACGTCCAGGATGGGGTGGGCGGCCTTTACGGCCTCGATGTCCGCCTTGGCCATGATGCCCTAAAGGTATATTTGTGCGATGCCTCTCGCCCTTCGCGAAAACGTCCCCCTGGCTCCCCTCATCTCCTTCAAGGTCGGAGGCCCGGCCCGATGGTTCTGCGAGCCCGCCACCGCATCCGAATTCGCCGAGGCCATGGCTTGGGCCAAGCAGCGCGGCCTCGAGACATTCATCCTGGGCAAAG contains:
- a CDS encoding toprim domain-containing protein, coding for MAKADIEAVKAAHPILDVLRDLGIPVQHGRIRCLRPENHANGDRTPSVSIWTDRDQFKCWVCPDVKGDVIDLVKLARGCSFKDALAFLGAAPSPSSPSSRPSPVQPTPGTGQSPVQVPSALPSSGLPASIPPLSRSPSEVLSPSALPTETEEAEAEALRQRILAALLEACAPVGGAAGRYLAKRRIFKRTWDAQRLRMIDDYAAISRKLEAAFGLDDLVRMGFFNAAGHLRFYRHVLLFPYYDITGRAVYMQARAIETDAAGSKGPGPKGSGVKGQGAMGAGTRSPMPKELSLAGHIPLPYNSRLLDGEPGQIYLCEGVIDTLTLLEQGFPSVGVPGAANFKAAWAPLFRNKSVHVAFDPDGPGDTGAAKAIERLTAMGIEARRLAPPTGKDLNEWFRKG
- the asnB gene encoding asparagine synthase (glutamine-hydrolyzing); this translates as MGGISGSLAFASGSFRVTHAHLAHMRGAMPRQGPDDGADWIAPDGMIGMAHNGPPGIGLSAGVGQPVRSEDGSICLACNGEIYNHADIRQELIALGGHRWKTDRGDREVILRAFEQWGIECLHRFRGAFAMALWDGRSRELWLVRDRIGIKPLYYSLHHGRLNFASEIKALLEDPGQPRALNETAFFHYLSFQASPAPETFFEGIRKLPPGTWLRIREDGQIIERRYWDVWDHAKPLTGTPVEEIRRRLLEHLRDAVRAQKEGDAPVGVMLSGGVDSGANAALFSEGEERAMRAFTIGFHGENSSYSDETGYARCMAEQAGARYHERFLSVEDLIDFVPALTRLQDEPIADPMCALLYYAGKLARDNGVAVCQIGEGADELFCSYPSWKRALRLQRLDAWPVPRALKGLGISALRLLGKGNADYTEWLRRGAEGLPVFWGGEDKFGQAEKMRLLGPRLNSKFAGLTSWEVLRPIHERFLAKAWDTAPINWMSYLDLNLRVPELLLMRVDKMGLGAGLEARLPFLDHKFVEFAMGIPAGLKASGGELKSLLKSSLRGLVPDGILDRKMPKTGRPMDEWALRRLGNTMREELGAFCKRTGLIDFRAVEGYAARSQGYHLWYLYNFALWHRRYIEASGSRPPC